DNA from Lagenorhynchus albirostris chromosome 3, mLagAlb1.1, whole genome shotgun sequence:
CaggctgaaagaaaagaatttaggaTAGTTTAGGAACATTCTTTATCTCCTGACCTCCAAATGGAGCAGGTGGATTGGAAACATAATGCAAAGATGacatttccccatttctttgCCTCTGctgttcctctttttcttaaattctaacaTAACTGCTTCTTTTCCTACAAAACACAATCCAATTGGTCAGTCCCTTAAACCCCATAAAGAAACCACTTCAGAAGAGGATCTGATACCCACTACCTCTAAAAGAGCAAGACACATTATAAGGTGAAAATTACTTGCTTTTACTTATTGTGAAAACAACTTTATGAAATGATTTGCAATGCAAAACGTGGAAAACTGCTTTGAATAACTGGGACAATAGCTACAGCATGGGAAAACATATGTAAACAAACTTCACTGCCACCAAACTAGACTCTACTAATTTATCTCAGATGGCATCACAGAGTAGCAATGGCAGCTTCTGGTAAACAGAGAAACGGCAGCAAagtcctgcagtgaagctgtgaTTAATTACTAAACTGAACTGTTCACTAATCCTACAACTTCCTTGCATTTATCTGTCTATACATTCCTACTTACTACAGGACAAACACCCACCAAAGTGGTTCCAAAAGACAAATGAGATAGAAATTCACAGTTATATTTGTCTACAAGACAAATCCAATAGAAGGCAGTGGAGGAAATTGGGAACTACTGCAAAGTTTTACTATCTAGTCCAGGTGATGAAAACAAAGTTTTTCTTTCAAGGCTGACCACTGTCAGGAATGAAATTAAGTATCAAAACTCTCCTCACTTCTCTAGAAGTGATTCTAGCTCTTCTTGCAAAGAGCTGAGCTGCTCCTTTTCTCGGTCTTCCTTTTGTCTCAGTTCATCCAGCACAGCCTGAAATCTTTTCTTGAGAGCCAGGTTTTCCACTTTCAGGATGAGATCCTCCTGTCGCTTTGCCCTGTCCTGGGTCTCTTGGAGCTTGCCTTTCATGTTATCAATCTGTTTCTGAATTCCCATAACCAGCTGATTAGTTCCCTCGTTTTCTTGCTGGTGTTCATCTGACTCATTTAGCTTGTCCTGTAGCTGCCTTTCCAGATCTTCCTCAGTGTCAATGATGTTTATATCTTCTTCATCTTGATGCTGTGTCTCATCTTCATCTTCACTGCTGCTGCTAAGGTCATTGAATATCTCCCGAAGCTCATCATGTTCTAACGAGTCACGGCCCTGCCTGTGGCCAGACATTCCTGGGGAAGAGATATCAAGGCCTTggttttctgcttcttttgtttCATCTTCAGCAATTATTTCCCAACGGGTACTGACAGCTTCAGCATCTGTGCTCAGCAAccgctttacttctttttccacATCTGGAGACTCAATATACTTCTTCTTTGCTGTCTTACGGaaccttctctttctgacattttttaGAGGCAGAGTAATTCCATGGTTCCATACAAactttttctctttgtccttatCCTTTTTCTTGGTTGCTTTGGGATCAGCAGTGGCAACTGGTTCCTCAACAGGAGGATAGAGATCACCGTCAACTGTGGCGACAAGCATCTGAGAGACATCAGCTGTCTTGTAAAAGGTTTTTTTatcaatggttttcaaactttccATAACACATGGCAGATCTACCAATTTTGACGCCAATGGGACCTGGTCCACGCTGACAATTCCATGACGCCCATCA
Protein-coding regions in this window:
- the LOC132518378 gene encoding transcription initiation factor TFIID subunit 7-like, encoding MSKSKDDAPHELESQFILRLPLEYASTVRRAVQSGHVNLKDRLTIELHPDGRHGIVSVDQVPLASKLVDLPCVMESLKTIDKKTFYKTADVSQMLVATVDGDLYPPVEEPVATADPKATKKKDKDKEKKFVWNHGITLPLKNVRKRRFRKTAKKKYIESPDVEKEVKRLLSTDAEAVSTRWEIIAEDETKEAENQGLDISSPGMSGHRQGRDSLEHDELREIFNDLSSSSEDEDETQHQDEEDINIIDTEEDLERQLQDKLNESDEHQQENEGTNQLVMGIQKQIDNMKGKLQETQDRAKRQEDLILKVENLALKKRFQAVLDELRQKEDREKEQLSSLQEELESLLEK